In a genomic window of Deferrivibrio essentukiensis:
- a CDS encoding cysteine desulfurase family protein codes for MIYLDNVAGTKPDERVVEKMIPFLKEKYGNPSAHFYPLGREAFEAVNEAREHVANLIDATPDEIVFTSCGTESNNMAIKGLALNDNYKDKKHIIISEIEHFSVQNTCIKLLNEGYKITKLKVDNNGQINLDDLKKSITDDTLLVSIMSANPEIGTIQDSAAIGQICKEKGVIYHVDAVASVGHQKVSVKDFNCDLLSLAGQNFYGPRGTGALYVNKEVKLTPLFDGGFQENGYRSGSENVAGIVGLGEAARIAKDEMDTYIPKMQALGKKLMASLEGMFDFLHITGDKSKRLPGHVSFWIEYIEGESLLLWYSLNNIYGASGSACSSNILAEDEDDLAASHVLTAVGVPNDICAGSMTFSMSKYITEEDIDKVIEVTPTIVTRLCEMSPYYNKK; via the coding sequence ATGATTTATCTTGATAATGTGGCAGGGACTAAGCCGGATGAGCGTGTAGTTGAAAAGATGATTCCGTTTCTAAAAGAAAAATACGGGAATCCGAGCGCACATTTTTACCCGTTGGGTAGGGAAGCTTTTGAAGCGGTAAACGAAGCAAGGGAGCATGTAGCAAATCTTATAGATGCTACACCTGATGAAATAGTGTTTACTTCGTGTGGCACAGAATCAAACAATATGGCCATAAAGGGTTTGGCATTAAATGATAATTATAAAGATAAAAAACATATAATTATAAGTGAGATAGAACACTTCTCAGTTCAAAATACCTGTATAAAGCTTTTAAATGAGGGCTATAAAATCACAAAGCTTAAGGTTGATAACAATGGGCAGATAAATCTTGATGATTTGAAAAAGTCAATTACGGATGATACGCTTTTAGTATCCATTATGTCTGCTAACCCTGAAATAGGGACGATTCAAGATTCGGCTGCAATCGGTCAGATTTGTAAGGAGAAAGGGGTTATTTATCATGTAGATGCGGTTGCTTCTGTCGGTCATCAAAAAGTAAGCGTAAAGGATTTTAATTGTGATCTGCTTTCACTTGCGGGACAAAACTTTTACGGACCACGAGGTACTGGTGCACTTTACGTAAATAAAGAAGTAAAACTAACCCCATTGTTTGATGGTGGCTTTCAGGAAAACGGATATAGAAGTGGCTCAGAAAATGTGGCAGGTATTGTAGGTTTGGGAGAGGCCGCGAGAATAGCTAAAGATGAGATGGATACATATATCCCAAAAATGCAAGCTCTTGGGAAAAAGTTAATGGCATCCCTTGAAGGTATGTTTGACTTTTTGCATATTACTGGGGACAAATCAAAAAGATTGCCAGGTCATGTAAGTTTTTGGATAGAATATATTGAAGGGGAATCTCTGTTGTTGTGGTATTCTTTGAATAATATCTACGGTGCAAGCGGTTCTGCGTGCTCTTCAAATATTTTGGCTGAGGATGAAGACGATTTGGCTGCTTCCCATGTATTAACCGCAGTGGGTGTGCCAAATGATATTTGTGCAGGCTCAATGACTTTTTCTATGTCAAAATATATTACTGAAGAAGATATAGATAAGGTAATAGAGGTGACACCTACCATTGTTACAAGATTGTGTGAAATGTCACCTTATTATAATAAAAAGTAA
- the nifU gene encoding Fe-S cluster assembly scaffold protein NifU: MAKGPYSDKVMEHFMNPRNMGEINDANGVGEVGNPACGDVMKLYLKISDDGIVEDVKFKTFGCGAAIASSSMATELLKGKTVEQILELTNNAIVEALDGLPPAKIHCSVMAEEAIEAALKDYYVRVGKDPKIVDEMKAKIKDKVKH, translated from the coding sequence ATGGCAAAAGGACCATACAGTGACAAAGTAATGGAACATTTTATGAATCCAAGAAATATGGGTGAGATTAATGACGCTAACGGAGTAGGTGAAGTTGGAAACCCTGCTTGCGGAGACGTCATGAAACTTTACCTAAAGATTAGCGATGATGGAATAGTTGAAGATGTAAAGTTCAAAACATTTGGCTGCGGAGCTGCAATTGCATCAAGCTCTATGGCAACTGAGCTTTTGAAAGGCAAGACAGTTGAGCAGATTCTTGAACTGACAAATAATGCTATAGTTGAGGCGTTAGATGGATTGCCACCAGCTAAAATTCACTGTTCTGTTATGGCTGAAGAGGCGATAGAGGCGGCTTTGAAAGACTATTATGTTAGAGTTGGTAAAGACCCTAAAATTGTAGATGAAATGAAAGCTAAAATAAAGGATAAAGTTAAACATTAG
- a CDS encoding NifU family protein produces the protein MKERVEEVLKQVRPTLQADGGDVELIGVTDDGVVKVQLTGACGSCPFSTMTLKHGIEMRLKDAIPEVKEVVSF, from the coding sequence TTGAAAGAAAGAGTAGAAGAAGTTTTAAAACAAGTAAGACCTACACTTCAAGCTGATGGTGGGGACGTAGAGCTTATTGGTGTAACAGATGATGGTGTTGTTAAAGTTCAGCTAACAGGAGCTTGCGGAAGCTGCCCATTTAGTACAATGACTTTAAAACACGGTATAGAAATGAGACTTAAAGATGCTATCCCTGAAGTTAAAGAGGTAGTTTCTTTCTAA